Proteins encoded within one genomic window of Choristoneura fumiferana chromosome 28, NRCan_CFum_1, whole genome shotgun sequence:
- the LOC141443717 gene encoding uncharacterized protein — protein MASECPEVKEEEEEDEELEEDILWADLFAGDEVKRELMLGPDLNQAEYLELDFDKLPVFHGFGADKSLAESKTGDVATNEFLEEPQLPGLKPHSYVISEEKVPLKPCYVKLERVLQKKKFKCPICEKLLSEKKGLSRHILTHTQEEINTIKVEKKPRGKGKFKCHKCGQRLSRKDGLVRHLKIHAKRDPFVKQVLRKMPEKIVKCFYECDVCGRQSSRKESLARHLAAHEKQPPVCCTVCNEPFKIAWELMEHMKVHDEENLKASDDALGDAAVKSGIKSDDDTDVIDDKLLKIEETVGSSEDDLNDDDEIREGEPVLGPNEETYYCGVCEKQFENMSQLGDHQCKGPKKPFTCKICNLKVQHKCLLDTHFRVHTGEKPFSCDICEKSYRTKSQLRIHEVVHADERPTCNICQKQFTHNRSLRRHKLLHAGKKPEKPYSCKMCKKKYKSPGELETHNRSHTGERPFACDVCKKRFLRKSALVNHLFTHSDKKPYSCEICKKQFRDSAKLKEHGTIHTGQKRYTCEVCKKQFRLNSTFDNHKRIHTGEKPFHCEFCPKRYKQRAHLIRHRRTHTGERPYGCKFCDKQFTDKFILTCHVRTHTGEKPFHCDVCNRRFATLNECTVHKRVHTGEKPYHCKVCKKQFARSSHLADHLISHSNVWAYTCDVCKKSFKQRKHLLSHLKQHTGGETLWL, from the exons ATGGCTTCGGAGTGTCCAGAAGtgaaggaggaggaggaggaagACGAGGAGTTGGAAGAGGATATCCTGTGGGCCGACCTGTTCGCTGGAGACGAGGTCAAGCGGGAGCTCATGCTGGGCCCCGATCTGAATCAGGCGGAGTATTTAGAGCTGGACTTTGATAAGCTACCAG TTTTCCATGGGTTCGGGGCAGACAAAAGCCTCGCAGAGTCCAAGACAGGAGACGTTGCGACCAACGAGTTCCTCGAAGAGCCACAACTACCGGGGCTCAAGCCTCATTCCTACGTGATCAGTGAAGAAAAGGTCCCCCTCAAACCTTGCTACGTTAAACTAGAACGCGTTCTCCAAAAGAAGAAATTCAAATGCCCAATATGCGAGAAGCTGTTGAGCGAAAAAAAAGGTCTCTCCCGTCACATCCTCACGCACACACAAGAAGAAATTAACACCATCAAAGTAGAGAAGAAACCAAGAGGCAAAGGGaaattcaaatgtcataaaTGCGGGCAGAGGCTGTCTCGGAAAGACGGTTTGGTGAGACATCTTAAGATCCACGCGAAGCGGGATCCTTTCGTGAAGCAAGTGTTAAGGAAGATGCCGGAGAAGATTGTGAAGTGCTTTTACGAGTGCGACGTTTGTGGGAGACAGTCGAGTAGGAAGGAGAGTCTGGCGAGGCATCTGGCAGCGCATGAGAAACAGCCGCCTGTGTGTTGCACGGTCTGCAATGAACCGTTTAAAATAGCTTGGGAGCTCATGGAACACATGAAGGTTCATGACGAAGAGAACCTGAAGGCTTCTGATGATGCCTTGGGAGACGCAGCTGTTAAGTCTGGGATCAAATCTGATGATGATACCGATGTAATTGATGATAAGTTGTTGAAAATTGAAGAAACTGTTGGAAGCAGTGAAGATGatttaaatgatgatgatgaaatacgcGAAGGTGAGCCTGTGCTGGGGCCTAATGAAGAAACATATTACTGTGGGGTCTGCGAGAAACAATTTGAAAATATGTCCCAGCTGGGGGATCACCAATGCAAAGGTCCGAAGAAACCTTTTACTTGCAAAATTTGCAATCTAAAAGTACAGCACAAGTGCCTTTTGGACACACATTTCCGGgttcacacaggcgagaaaccatTTTCGTGTGACATATGCGAGAAAAGTTACAGGACAAAGAGCCAGTTGAGAATACATGAAGTCGTGCACGCAGATGAGAGACCAACGTGTAACATATGCCAGAAGCAGTTTACTCATAATCGATCGCTGAGACGTCACAAGTTACTGCACGCGGGTAAGAAACCAGAGAAACCATATTCATGCAAAATGTGTAAGAAGAAATATAAATCGCCAGGCGAATTAGAAACGCACAATCGCAGTCACACAGGCGAAAGACCTTTCGCCTGCGACGTATGTAAGAAACGATTCCTGCGAAAGAGCGCTTTAGTGAATCATTTATTCACACACTCCGATAAGAAGCCGTATTCGTGTGAAATATGCAAGAAACAGTTCCGCGACAGCGCTAAATTAAAAGAGCACGGCACTATTCACACAGGACAGAAACGGTACACCTGCGAAGTGTGTAAGAAACAGTTCCGTCTTAATTCCACGTTTGATAACCACAAACGcattcacacaggcgagaaaccttttcaCTGTGAATTCTGCCCGAAACGGTACAAACAGAGGGCTCATTTAATCCGCCACCGACGGACGCACACAGGCGAGAGGCCCTATGGTTGCAAGTTTTGCGATAAACAATTCACAGATAAATTTATTCTAACATGCCACGTTCGAAcgcacacaggcgagaaaccgtTCCACTGCGATGTGTGCAACAGACGGTTCGCGACGCTAAACGAATGCACGGTGCACAAACGCgttcacacaggcgagaaaccctATCACTGTAAAGTGTGTAAGAAACAGTTTGCACGGAGTTCTCATCTAGCTGACCACTTGATATCCCACTCCAATGTGTGGGCGTATACGTGTGATGTGTGCAAGAAGAGTTTCAAGCAGCGCAAGCATCTTTTGAGCCACTTGAAGCAGCACACAGGGGGAGAAACCTTATGGCTGTGA